In Mastigocladopsis repens PCC 10914, a single window of DNA contains:
- a CDS encoding serine/threonine-protein kinase: protein MKTEKQREKRLGGRYKLIKELARGGFGITYLAEDTLSSYSLCVIKKLDPQNADIETAKKLFQREANTLFHLQQNQQIPKYFNYFEEVENYYLVQEYIEGQTLYHLLDKRWTRQTVLLFLREILTILKYLHKINIIHRDIKPSNVMIRQEDKKFVLIDFGAVKQLDSRYSSSQQHLHTQTMIGTPGYAPQEQLAGKPHYNSDIYALGMTAIQLLTGKHPRDLRRDEKDKIIWSEGVDIDDLLASILTKMVYSNSEHRYQSVDDIFKDIDEITVNDDFVTNWNELTAASEICVPQFYPVTKRSDESQMLLKLRSVSIVLGTVGSLIVSTELINPFFRPLYHLYQGNYLLNLREPEKALEEFQNLIAITPNSAEAWEGRGDALLSLGRLSGALESYNKALSLKTDDVRTLNNKGKVFYRLYRYKEALETHEKVLKVDFNNADAWSGKGLAYLGLRQYKEASESFDKLKQIRPDIPSIWYEIGLATEQLQGSQAARVYFEEALGVYNDFLKRNPKDVIAWTDRGNVLQKLNRPQNALDSYQKALEIDKNFYEALVGKGNTLNVIGNAQEALLAFNQASEIRPYDYQVWYNRGILLGQHFQKHKEALQSFDKAIERRNDFYPAWLNKGLALLELKRYNESLTALDKAKEFEPTDPYVWANRGSALDNLGKTTEARDSYNKAIELGFPPEQLREQLEKN from the coding sequence TGAAAAACAGAGAGAAAAACGACTAGGTGGACGTTACAAACTTATCAAAGAATTAGCTCGAGGAGGGTTTGGTATAACCTATCTGGCTGAAGATACTTTGTCATCCTATTCTCTTTGTGTGATTAAGAAACTAGACCCTCAGAATGCTGATATTGAAACAGCAAAAAAATTATTTCAAAGAGAGGCAAATACTCTTTTTCATTTGCAACAAAACCAGCAGATTCCAAAATATTTTAATTATTTTGAGGAAGTAGAAAATTATTATTTAGTTCAAGAATATATAGAAGGGCAAACTTTGTATCATCTGCTTGACAAGAGATGGACAAGGCAAACAGTTCTTTTATTTTTAAGAGAAATACTGACAATCTTGAAATATCTGCATAAAATAAATATTATTCATCGTGATATTAAACCTTCCAATGTGATGATAAGACAGGAAGATAAAAAATTTGTTTTGATTGATTTTGGTGCAGTCAAACAATTAGATTCTAGATATTCGTCTTCCCAGCAACATTTACATACTCAAACGATGATTGGTACTCCTGGATATGCTCCACAAGAACAATTGGCAGGAAAACCACATTATAATAGTGACATCTATGCTTTGGGTATGACCGCAATTCAACTCTTGACTGGAAAACACCCAAGAGATTTAAGACGTGATGAGAAAGACAAAATAATATGGTCTGAGGGAGTTGATATTGATGATTTGTTAGCTTCTATTTTAACAAAAATGGTTTACTCAAACTCCGAACATCGCTACCAGTCTGTAGACGATATTTTCAAAGATATAGATGAAATAACGGTAAACGACGATTTTGTCACGAATTGGAATGAATTGACAGCGGCAAGCGAAATTTGTGTGCCACAATTTTATCCAGTTACGAAAAGATCAGATGAATCTCAAATGTTGTTAAAGCTTAGGTCTGTTTCAATTGTTTTAGGAACAGTAGGATCTCTCATAGTTAGTACAGAATTGATTAACCCATTTTTCCGACCTTTATATCATCTCTATCAAGGTAATTATTTACTCAATCTACGTGAACCAGAAAAAGCTCTTGAAGAATTTCAAAACCTCATAGCAATCACACCAAATTCTGCTGAAGCCTGGGAAGGACGAGGAGATGCTCTTTTGAGCTTAGGACGCCTTTCGGGAGCCTTAGAGTCATATAATAAAGCATTGAGCCTCAAAACAGATGACGTTAGAACGCTGAATAATAAAGGGAAAGTTTTCTATAGATTATACAGATATAAAGAAGCCTTAGAAACTCACGAAAAGGTGCTTAAAGTAGATTTCAATAATGCTGATGCTTGGAGTGGTAAAGGTTTAGCTTATCTTGGCTTAAGACAATATAAAGAAGCATCAGAGTCCTTTGACAAACTGAAGCAAATTAGACCAGATATACCAAGTATTTGGTATGAAATTGGTTTGGCAACAGAACAGTTACAAGGATCACAAGCAGCCAGGGTATACTTTGAAGAAGCGCTAGGGGTTTATAACGATTTTCTTAAAAGAAATCCGAAAGACGTCATTGCTTGGACTGATCGAGGAAATGTCTTGCAAAAGTTGAATCGTCCTCAAAATGCACTCGATTCTTATCAAAAGGCACTTGAAATTGATAAAAATTTCTATGAAGCTTTAGTTGGTAAAGGCAATACACTTAATGTGATTGGCAACGCTCAAGAAGCTCTTCTAGCTTTTAATCAAGCCAGTGAAATTCGTCCGTATGATTATCAAGTTTGGTATAATCGTGGGATATTACTAGGACAACACTTCCAAAAGCATAAGGAAGCCTTACAATCATTTGACAAAGCAATTGAAAGAAGAAATGACTTCTATCCTGCTTGGCTAAATAAGGGATTAGCACTGTTAGAGCTAAAACGCTACAATGAGTCACTAACGGCATTAGACAAAGCCAAAGAGTTTGAACCAACAGACCCTTATGTTTGGGCTAACCGAGGGTCTGCCTTAGATAATTTAGGAAAAACAACAGAAGCACGCGACTCATACAATAAAGCGATTGAATTAGGATTTCCCCCTGAACAATTACGCGAACAATTAGAAAAAAATTAA
- a CDS encoding Glu/Leu/Phe/Val family dehydrogenase: protein MLSSSLLPLEAPTPAHICPYDQACSYLEQAAKELKLDQGILEVLSHPRKVVTVSIPVKRDNSQVQVLAGHRVQHCDILGPYKGGIRYHPAVTLREVSALAMLMTWKCALLGIPYGGAKGGIALDPKYYSVGELERITRRYTSELIKDIGPAVDIPAPDMGTSAREMAWMMDTYSVNVGHAVPGVVTGKPISVGGSRGREMATGRGVMFIVREALADKGQSLVGARIAIQGFGNVGSAAALLLHEAGAKVIAVSTGSGGVFSEAGLDIPALKAYAAQNRKSVFGFPQAVPISNADLLTLPCDVLIPAALENQITEENVNQVQAQIIAEAANGPVTLLANQALEARGVTVLPDILANAGGVVVSYLEWVQGLSYVFWDEERVNKELEYLMVQAYRQVIQQSKIRQIPLRLAAYTLGVGRVAQALSDRGLYP from the coding sequence ATGCTTTCATCGTCTCTATTGCCGCTGGAGGCTCCAACCCCCGCGCATATTTGCCCATATGACCAAGCCTGTAGCTATCTAGAACAGGCGGCAAAAGAATTAAAGCTAGACCAAGGTATTTTGGAGGTACTTAGTCACCCGCGCAAGGTCGTCACGGTTTCCATTCCTGTGAAACGAGATAACTCTCAAGTGCAGGTTCTGGCTGGACATCGGGTGCAGCACTGCGATATTTTAGGTCCCTACAAAGGTGGCATTCGTTACCATCCAGCCGTGACGTTGCGGGAAGTGTCAGCCCTGGCAATGCTTATGACCTGGAAATGTGCGCTTCTAGGTATTCCCTACGGTGGTGCTAAAGGAGGTATTGCTTTAGACCCAAAATACTACAGCGTTGGTGAACTCGAAAGAATCACTCGTCGGTACACCAGCGAGTTGATTAAAGATATCGGTCCTGCCGTAGACATCCCAGCACCAGATATGGGAACTTCAGCCCGTGAAATGGCTTGGATGATGGACACATATTCTGTTAATGTTGGTCACGCCGTCCCTGGAGTTGTGACTGGTAAGCCCATTTCCGTAGGTGGTTCGCGGGGAAGGGAAATGGCAACCGGACGTGGTGTCATGTTCATTGTCCGCGAGGCACTGGCAGACAAAGGTCAGTCACTCGTGGGAGCGAGAATAGCCATCCAAGGTTTCGGGAATGTGGGGAGTGCAGCGGCTTTGTTGCTACACGAAGCTGGGGCGAAAGTCATAGCTGTCTCTACCGGTTCTGGGGGAGTCTTTTCAGAAGCTGGTCTAGATATCCCAGCGTTGAAAGCTTATGCAGCTCAGAACCGCAAGAGTGTTTTTGGTTTCCCGCAAGCAGTGCCAATAAGCAATGCAGATTTACTAACTTTGCCCTGTGATGTCTTAATTCCCGCAGCTTTAGAAAACCAGATAACTGAAGAAAATGTGAATCAGGTGCAAGCACAAATTATAGCAGAGGCGGCTAATGGTCCAGTCACTCTCCTGGCAAACCAGGCGTTAGAAGCGAGGGGTGTAACGGTGCTACCTGATATTTTGGCAAATGCTGGCGGTGTCGTCGTGAGTTATTTGGAATGGGTGCAGGGTCTTTCTTATGTATTTTGGGATGAGGAGCGCGTCAATAAGGAATTGGAATACTTAATGGTGCAGGCATACCGCCAAGTCATCCAACAATCTAAGATACGGCAAATTCCTTTGAGGTTAGCAGCTTATACGTTAGGTGTCGGTCGTGTTGCTCAGGCGCTGAGCGATCGCGGTCTTTATCCATAG
- a CDS encoding DUF4231 domain-containing protein, whose amino-acid sequence MSSQDSNRTSSKQSLEKLIETLELSDLQKQFLRSRWLEQVSWMGGRARNARNWYYRLRLTAIIGGIIVPILVGLNISDKNVASSVRWFTIGLSGVVAISSAVEEFFHYGDRWRHYRHTAESLKTQGWQFSQLSGLYNGYKSHQEAFPNFATQIEDILQRDVDVYVTEVVYKKEKQNQEGEQELIKGIIPQSPTDNKASEKNIS is encoded by the coding sequence ATGTCATCTCAGGATTCCAATCGTACAAGCTCGAAACAAAGCTTGGAAAAACTGATCGAAACACTCGAACTGTCCGATTTGCAAAAGCAGTTTTTGCGATCGCGCTGGCTGGAACAAGTATCGTGGATGGGGGGACGGGCTAGAAATGCTCGGAATTGGTATTACAGATTGCGACTCACAGCAATCATCGGCGGCATTATTGTTCCTATATTGGTAGGTTTAAATATTAGTGATAAAAACGTTGCTTCATCTGTTCGCTGGTTCACAATTGGTCTAAGTGGAGTGGTTGCGATCAGTTCTGCTGTGGAAGAGTTTTTTCACTATGGCGATCGCTGGCGGCATTATCGACACACGGCTGAATCCCTCAAAACTCAGGGCTGGCAATTCTCCCAATTAAGCGGACTCTATAATGGTTATAAGAGTCATCAAGAAGCTTTTCCTAATTTTGCTACCCAAATTGAAGATATCCTCCAGCGTGATGTCGATGTATATGTCACCGAAGTTGTGTACAAGAAGGAAAAGCAAAACCAAGAGGGTGAGCAGGAGTTAATCAAAGGAATTATTCCTCAATCACCCACAGATAACAAAGCTTCCGAGAAAAATATTTCATAG